A section of the Saccopteryx leptura isolate mSacLep1 chromosome 6, mSacLep1_pri_phased_curated, whole genome shotgun sequence genome encodes:
- the JMJD7 gene encoding bifunctional peptidase and (3S)-lysyl hydroxylase JMJD7 isoform X1 → MAEVALDAVRRELREFPAAVRELSVPLSVPYLDEPPTPLHFYRDWVCPNRPCIIRNALKHWPALQKWSLPYLRTTVGSTEVSVAITPDGYADVVRGDRFVMPAEHRLPLSHVLDVLEGRAQHPGVLYVQKQCSNLPTELPQLLPDLEPHVPWASEALGKMPDAVNFWLGEAAAVTSLHKDHYENLYCVVSGEKYFLLHPPSDRPFIPYEIYTPATYQLTEEGSFTMVDEEAMEKVPWIPLDPLAPDLARYPSYSQAQALGCTVRAGEMLYLPALWFHHVQQSHACIAVNFWYDMEYDLKYSYFQLLDSLTKASGLD, encoded by the exons ATGGCGGAGGTGGCTTTGGACGCGGTGCGGAGGGAGTTACGAGAATTCCCCGCGGCTGTAAGGG AGCTCAGTGTGCCTCTTTCTGTGCCCTACCTGGACGAGCCCCCAACTCCACTGCACTTCTACCGGGACTGGGTCTGCCCCAACAGGCCCTGCATCATCCGCAACGCCCTGAAGCACTGGCCAGCCCTCCAGAAGTGGTCTCTCCCCTACCTCAG AACCACAGTGGGCTCCACGGAGGTGAGTGTGGCCATAACCCCAGATGGCTATGCGGACGTTGTAAGAGGGGACCGCTTTGTGATGCCTGCTGAGCACCGCCTGCCCCTGAGCCACGTGCTGGACGTGCTGGAGGGCCGAGCCCAACACCCAGGAGTCCTCTATGTGCAGAAGCAGTGCTCCAACCTGCCCACTGAGCTGCCCCAGCTGCTGCCCGATCTGGAGCCCCATGTGCCCTGGGCCTCGGAGGCGCTGG GAAAAATGCCTGATGCTGTGAACTTCTGGCTGGGGGAGGCGGCTGCAGTGACATCGT TGCATAAGGACCACTATGAGAACCTCTACTGTGTGGTCTCGGGAGAGAAGTACTTCCTGCTCCATCCCCCCAGTGACCGGCCCTTCATCCCCTATG AGATATACACACCGGCAACCTACCAGCTAACTGAAGAGGGCTCCTTTACAATGGTGGATGAGGAGGCCATGGAGAAG GTGCCCTGGATCCCGCTGGACCCACTGGCTCCAGATCTGGCTCGGTACCCCAGTTACAGTCAGGCCCAGGCTCTTGGTTGTACGGTGCGGGCTGGTGAGATGCTCTACCTGCCAGCCCTGTGGTTCCACCATGTCCAGCAGTCCCATGCCTGCATTGCTG TGAATTTCTGGTACGACATGGAGTATGACCTCAAGTACAGTTACTTCCAGCTGCTCGACTCCCTCACTAAGGCCTCAGGCCTTGACTGA
- the JMJD7 gene encoding bifunctional peptidase and (3S)-lysyl hydroxylase JMJD7 isoform X2: MAEVALDAVRRELREFPAAVRELSVPLSVPYLDEPPTPLHFYRDWVCPNRPCIIRNALKHWPALQKWSLPYLRTTVGSTEVSVAITPDGYADVVRGDRFVMPAEHRLPLSHVLDVLEGRAQHPGVLYVQKQCSNLPTELPQLLPDLEPHVPWASEALGKMPDAVNFWLGEAAAVTSLHKDHYENLYCVVSGEKYFLLHPPSDRPFIPYEIYTPATYQLTEEGSFTMVDEEAMEKVSVWFQGPRERKGCPGSRWTHWLQIWLGTPVTVRPRLLVVRCGLVRCSTCQPCGSTMSSSPMPALL; this comes from the exons ATGGCGGAGGTGGCTTTGGACGCGGTGCGGAGGGAGTTACGAGAATTCCCCGCGGCTGTAAGGG AGCTCAGTGTGCCTCTTTCTGTGCCCTACCTGGACGAGCCCCCAACTCCACTGCACTTCTACCGGGACTGGGTCTGCCCCAACAGGCCCTGCATCATCCGCAACGCCCTGAAGCACTGGCCAGCCCTCCAGAAGTGGTCTCTCCCCTACCTCAG AACCACAGTGGGCTCCACGGAGGTGAGTGTGGCCATAACCCCAGATGGCTATGCGGACGTTGTAAGAGGGGACCGCTTTGTGATGCCTGCTGAGCACCGCCTGCCCCTGAGCCACGTGCTGGACGTGCTGGAGGGCCGAGCCCAACACCCAGGAGTCCTCTATGTGCAGAAGCAGTGCTCCAACCTGCCCACTGAGCTGCCCCAGCTGCTGCCCGATCTGGAGCCCCATGTGCCCTGGGCCTCGGAGGCGCTGG GAAAAATGCCTGATGCTGTGAACTTCTGGCTGGGGGAGGCGGCTGCAGTGACATCGT TGCATAAGGACCACTATGAGAACCTCTACTGTGTGGTCTCGGGAGAGAAGTACTTCCTGCTCCATCCCCCCAGTGACCGGCCCTTCATCCCCTATG AGATATACACACCGGCAACCTACCAGCTAACTGAAGAGGGCTCCTTTACAATGGTGGATGAGGAGGCCATGGAGAAGGTGTCTGTCTGGTTCCAGGGCCCCAGGGAGAGGAAAGG GTGCCCTGGATCCCGCTGGACCCACTGGCTCCAGATCTGGCTCGGTACCCCAGTTACAGTCAGGCCCAGGCTCTTGGTTGTACGGTGCGGGCTGGTGAGATGCTCTACCTGCCAGCCCTGTGGTTCCACCATGTCCAGCAGTCCCATGCCTGCATTGCTG TGA